In Rhizophagus irregularis chromosome 19, complete sequence, the following are encoded in one genomic region:
- a CDS encoding N-alpha-acetyltransferase 30 → MDKVKNKQKTTASTSSIIKQLTKDSPDITYVPYSSELQLPGIMSLIENDLSEPYSIYTYRYFINNWPNLCFMAMDQDKCIGVIICKLDRHRDALRGYIAMLAVKKEYRKRKIGTTLVKIVINAMKLKNADEIVLETEYTNLGALSLYHNLGFIRDKRLYRYYLNGVDAFRLKLFCKSEIQIPIVEVSNRAIVEKTKK, encoded by the exons atggaTAAGGtcaaaaataagcaaaaaacAACTGCTTCCACTTCTTCTATCATTAAACAACTCACAAAAGATAGTCCAGATATAACTTATGTACCTTACTCTTCTGAATTACAACTTCCTGGAATTATGagtttaattgaaaatgatttatctGAACCCTATTCAATATACACATATCGTTATTTCATAAACAATTGGCCTAATTTATGTTTCATG gcaatGGATCAAGACAAATGTATTGGAGTTATAATCTGTAAACTGGATCGACATCGTGACGCTTTGCGTGGTTATATAGCCATGTTGGctgtaaaaaaagaatatcgaAAGAGAAAGATTG gaaCTACATTAGTAAAAATTGTTATCAATGCCATGAAACTTAAAAACGCTGATGAG aTCGTACTTGAAACAGAATATACAAATCTTGGAGCTCTTtcattatatcataatttagGATTTATTAGAGATAAAAGATTATATAGATATTATCTTAATGGTGTTGATGCATTTcgattgaaattattttgtaaaagtgAAATACAAATACCAATTGTTGAAGTATCAAATCGAGCCATTGTAGAAAAAacgaagaaataa